A stretch of Bordetella genomosp. 13 DNA encodes these proteins:
- a CDS encoding LysR family transcriptional regulator, whose amino-acid sequence MRGLNLDHLRIFLDVIEQGSFSAAAERNGLTQPAVSQQVRQLERRYGLRLAERVGRRVAPTAAGHELVQHIRRIDAAVAEADQAMQSHAAGVGGRVRLGTGGTACTYLLPAMLAGLRRRFPDLDVVVSTGNTGDVLRAIEANALDIGLVTLPAPGRMFQVTPVLADEFVAIFPAGQQSLPARATPAMLARQPLVLFEPGARTRRLVDDWFEAAGVAMRPVMELGSTEAMKEIVAAGLGCAVLPRMAVQGAGARGRLVVRPLRPALQRELAVVMRRDKPVSRGLRQVTDLLLALRTSR is encoded by the coding sequence ATGCGCGGACTCAATCTGGATCATCTCCGCATCTTTCTCGACGTGATCGAGCAAGGCAGTTTTTCAGCGGCTGCCGAGCGCAATGGGCTGACGCAGCCCGCGGTCAGCCAGCAGGTGCGCCAGCTCGAGCGCCGCTACGGCCTGCGCCTGGCCGAGCGCGTGGGCCGCCGGGTGGCGCCGACCGCAGCCGGCCATGAACTCGTGCAGCACATACGGCGCATCGATGCCGCGGTGGCAGAGGCCGACCAGGCCATGCAGTCGCACGCCGCCGGCGTGGGCGGGCGCGTGCGGCTGGGCACGGGCGGCACGGCCTGCACCTATCTGCTGCCGGCCATGCTGGCTGGCCTGCGGCGCCGCTTTCCCGATCTCGACGTGGTGGTCAGCACCGGCAACACGGGCGACGTGCTGCGCGCCATCGAGGCCAACGCCCTGGACATCGGGCTGGTGACCCTGCCGGCGCCGGGACGCATGTTCCAGGTGACGCCCGTGCTGGCCGATGAGTTCGTGGCGATCTTTCCCGCCGGCCAGCAATCGCTGCCGGCTCGCGCCACACCGGCCATGCTGGCGCGGCAGCCGCTGGTGCTGTTCGAGCCGGGCGCGCGCACGCGCCGACTGGTCGACGACTGGTTCGAGGCCGCGGGCGTGGCCATGCGGCCGGTGATGGAACTGGGCAGCACCGAGGCCATGAAGGAGATCGTGGCCGCGGGCCTGGGATGCGCGGTGCTGCCGCGCATGGCCGTGCAGGGCGCGGGGGCGCGCGGCAGGCTGGTCGTGCGGCCGCTGAGGCCGGCGCTGCAGCGCGAACTGGCGGTGGTGATGCGGCGCGACAAACCGGTCAGCCGCGGCCTGCGCCAGGTGACCGACCTGCTGCTGGCGCTGCGTACCTCACGCTGA
- a CDS encoding hydroxyacid dehydrogenase, protein MTSPKRITRLDLWLDPIFDRMVAARADLQLSVAAARGDDAATLAALSRSHAYMVSAAKDELPPRWSVTAELIAQCPDLVCVASSGAGYDTVDVQACTAAGIAVVNQAGGNADSVAEHTYALLLAVRRRIVESHDRLRRDHGFTREQLMGHEIRGNTIGLVGLGQIGRRAARIAHGFGLRVVACDPYLPSEVIRAAGAEPVGLHDLLGQSDIVSLHCPLNAETRGMMNAAAFARMKPGSVFITTARGGIHDEAALYDALQAGHLSGAGLDVWQQEPPGNDAPLLQLPNVVGTYHTAGVTHEARRNVARSAAEQLLAMLDGRRPPNLVNPPAWPAALERIARLA, encoded by the coding sequence ATGACGTCCCCAAAACGCATCACGCGGCTGGATCTGTGGCTGGATCCGATATTCGATCGCATGGTAGCGGCGCGCGCCGATCTGCAACTGAGCGTGGCTGCGGCGCGCGGCGATGACGCCGCGACGCTCGCCGCGTTGTCGCGCTCGCATGCCTACATGGTGTCCGCCGCCAAGGACGAATTGCCCCCGCGCTGGTCGGTCACGGCGGAACTGATTGCGCAATGTCCCGATCTGGTCTGCGTGGCGTCCTCCGGCGCGGGCTACGACACCGTGGACGTGCAGGCGTGCACCGCCGCTGGCATCGCCGTCGTGAACCAGGCGGGCGGCAACGCCGACTCGGTGGCCGAGCACACCTATGCGCTGTTGCTGGCCGTGCGCCGGCGCATCGTCGAATCGCATGATCGCCTGCGCCGTGATCACGGTTTCACGCGCGAGCAGCTGATGGGCCACGAGATCCGGGGCAACACCATCGGCCTGGTGGGCCTGGGCCAGATAGGTCGTCGCGCCGCGCGTATCGCGCACGGGTTCGGCCTGCGTGTGGTGGCCTGCGACCCTTATCTTCCGTCCGAGGTCATACGCGCCGCCGGCGCCGAGCCGGTCGGGCTGCACGATCTGCTGGGGCAATCAGACATCGTGTCGCTGCATTGTCCGTTGAACGCCGAGACCCGCGGCATGATGAACGCGGCCGCGTTCGCCCGCATGAAGCCCGGTTCGGTATTCATCACCACGGCGCGCGGAGGCATCCATGATGAAGCCGCGCTGTATGACGCGCTGCAGGCGGGCCACTTGTCCGGCGCCGGCCTCGACGTATGGCAGCAGGAGCCGCCGGGCAACGACGCGCCGCTGCTGCAGCTGCCCAACGTGGTGGGTACGTATCACACGGCCGGGGTGACGCACGAGGCGAGGCGCAATGTCGCGCGCTCCGCCGCCGAGCAGTTGCTTGCCATGCTGGATGGGCGGCGTCCGCCCAATCTGGTCAATCCGCCGGCATGGCCGGCTGCGCTGGAGCGCATCGCCCGGCTGGCATAA
- a CDS encoding LysR family transcriptional regulator, with the protein MTLKQLEAFYWAATCRSFAIAASRLNISVSSLSKRLAELEGVIGSELFSRSARSAVLTPLGEQLLPHARDLLRSADDFMQRAADNAPLAGRCRFGVGELTSMTWMPRLIAAIRTRYPNLLVEPRVGVGEEVELGLEDGDLDFGIIAGPSTRASITSTLIGQVEFQWVASPLVVRDPRWLPPTALRDHTLVALPDSSGVIRIVDDWMSAHGVSPGHNLRCNGWAAVAGMLREGLGVGILPKAWAGVLVQRGQLARLENFPAPQPLRYTIQWRRDDTRPLLAHMRELAQRSIDFDAPTCLI; encoded by the coding sequence ATGACGCTCAAGCAGCTCGAAGCCTTCTACTGGGCCGCCACGTGTCGCAGTTTCGCCATTGCGGCCAGCCGGCTCAACATCTCGGTATCTTCGCTGTCGAAGCGCCTGGCCGAATTGGAAGGCGTCATCGGCTCCGAGCTGTTCAGCCGCAGTGCGCGCAGCGCCGTCCTCACTCCCCTGGGCGAGCAGCTGCTGCCGCATGCGCGCGACCTTCTGCGGTCCGCCGACGATTTCATGCAGCGTGCCGCCGACAATGCGCCGCTGGCGGGACGCTGCCGCTTCGGCGTGGGTGAACTCACTTCCATGACGTGGATGCCGCGCCTGATCGCCGCGATACGTACCAGGTATCCGAATCTGCTCGTCGAGCCGCGGGTCGGTGTGGGCGAAGAGGTCGAACTGGGTCTGGAGGACGGCGACCTCGACTTCGGCATCATCGCGGGACCGTCCACACGCGCGTCGATCACCTCCACCTTGATCGGCCAGGTCGAGTTCCAGTGGGTGGCCAGCCCGCTGGTGGTGCGCGATCCGCGCTGGCTGCCGCCGACGGCCCTGCGCGACCACACACTGGTGGCGCTGCCTGACAGCTCGGGCGTGATCCGGATAGTCGACGACTGGATGAGCGCGCATGGCGTATCGCCGGGACACAACCTGCGCTGCAACGGATGGGCTGCGGTGGCCGGTATGCTGCGCGAAGGGCTGGGCGTGGGCATCCTGCCCAAGGCGTGGGCCGGCGTGCTGGTCCAGCGAGGTCAGTTGGCGCGGCTGGAGAACTTTCCGGCTCCGCAACCGCTGCGATACACCATCCAATGGCGTCGCGACGATACGCGCCCATTGCTTGCGCACATGCGCGAACTGGCGCAGCGCAGCATCGATTTCGACGCTCCGACTTGCCTGATCTAA
- a CDS encoding MFS transporter codes for MPIALWALAVGAFGIGTTEFVIMGLLPQVGGDLGVTLSSAGLLVTGYALGVTVGAPPVAILTTRLPRKTLLLTLMVIFTLGNLACALAPDYGWLMAARVLTSLAHGAFFGVGSVVATSLVRPDKQASAIALMFTGLTLANVLGVPFGTWLGQAWGWRSTFWAVTAIGLVALVAIAALVPASRGAHQSDLKGELRALGRPQVLLGFLMTVLGFGGVFTAFTYISPLLTELSGFPEAAVSPILLLFGVGLVAGNTLGGRLSDRRLMPTLVGSLAVLAVVLVLFTFTVHDKVLAVITVGVLGAAAFATVPPLQMRVLEQAGGAPNLASAFNIAAFNLGNAAGAWLGGLAIDHGPGLGSTPLVAAAVTGSGLLVALYSWRRDRLGVPAAAAA; via the coding sequence ATGCCTATCGCGCTTTGGGCGCTTGCCGTGGGAGCCTTCGGCATCGGCACCACCGAGTTCGTCATCATGGGGCTGCTGCCGCAGGTGGGCGGCGACCTGGGCGTCACCCTGTCCAGCGCCGGCCTGCTTGTCACCGGCTACGCGCTGGGCGTCACTGTGGGCGCCCCGCCCGTCGCCATCCTCACCACACGGCTGCCGCGCAAGACCTTGCTGCTGACCCTGATGGTGATCTTCACGCTTGGCAACCTGGCCTGTGCCCTGGCGCCCGACTACGGATGGCTGATGGCCGCGCGCGTGCTGACCTCGCTGGCGCACGGCGCCTTCTTCGGCGTGGGCTCGGTGGTGGCCACCAGCCTGGTTCGCCCGGACAAGCAGGCATCGGCCATCGCACTGATGTTCACCGGCCTGACGCTGGCCAACGTGCTGGGCGTGCCGTTCGGCACGTGGCTCGGCCAGGCCTGGGGCTGGCGCTCCACCTTCTGGGCGGTGACGGCGATCGGCCTGGTCGCGCTGGTGGCCATCGCGGCGCTGGTGCCCGCCAGCCGCGGCGCGCACCAGAGCGACCTGAAGGGCGAACTGCGCGCGCTGGGCCGGCCGCAGGTGCTGCTGGGCTTCCTGATGACGGTGCTGGGCTTCGGCGGCGTGTTCACGGCCTTCACCTACATCTCGCCGCTGCTTACCGAACTGAGCGGCTTTCCGGAAGCTGCGGTGTCGCCCATCCTGCTGCTGTTCGGCGTGGGACTGGTGGCGGGCAACACGCTGGGCGGACGCCTGTCCGACCGGCGGCTGATGCCCACACTGGTGGGCAGCCTGGCCGTGCTGGCGGTGGTACTGGTGCTGTTCACCTTCACCGTGCACGACAAAGTGCTGGCCGTGATCACCGTCGGCGTATTGGGCGCGGCCGCTTTCGCCACCGTGCCGCCGCTGCAGATGCGCGTGCTGGAGCAGGCCGGCGGCGCGCCGAACCTGGCGTCGGCCTTCAATATCGCCGCGTTCAATCTGGGCAATGCCGCGGGCGCCTGGCTGGGCGGCCTGGCGATCGACCATGGTCCCGGCCTGGGCAGCACGCCGCTGGTGGCGGCAGCCGTCACGGGCAGCGGACTGCTGGTGGCGCTGTACAGCTGGCGCCGCGATCGCCTCGGCGTGCCGGCGGCTGCCGCGGCCTGA
- the ilvD gene encoding dihydroxy-acid dehydratase codes for MPHYRSRTSTHGRNMAGARALWRATGMKDGDFGKPIIAVVNSFTQFVPGHVHLRDLGALVAGEIEAAGGVAKEFNTIAVDDGIAMGHGGMLYSLPSRELIADSVEYMVNAHCADAMVCISNCDKITPGMLMAAMRLNIPCVFVSGGPMEAGKITSPTDGKVIAKIDLIDAMIKAADPNVTDAEAEAVERSACPTCGSCSGMFTANSMNCLTEAIGLALPGNGTIVATHAWRKGLFEQAGRLVVDLCRRYYEQEDASVLPRAIASKSAFENAMTLDVAMGGSTNTVLHLLAAAQEAGVDFTMADIDRISRRTPCLCKAAPATDKYHIEDVHRAGGILGILGELARADLLDLSCGNVHSGTLGQAIAAWDINGGAGEAAQKFYRAAPGGIPTTVAFSQDATFLTLDLDRKSGCIRSNENAYSKDGGLAVLYGNLAEKGCIVKTAGVDESQWVFTGRARVFESQEDAVEGILGDKVAAGDVVVIRYEGPKGGPGMQEMLYPTSYLKSKGLGKVCALFTDGRFSGGSSGLVIGHASPEAAEGGTVGLVEDGDTIEIDIPNRRMHLAVDDAELARRRAAMEARGDQAWRPVDRVRVVSQALQAYAALATSADRGAVRDLSQLKR; via the coding sequence ATGCCGCACTACCGTTCCCGCACATCCACCCACGGCCGCAACATGGCCGGCGCCCGCGCCCTGTGGCGCGCCACCGGCATGAAGGACGGCGATTTCGGCAAGCCCATCATCGCGGTGGTGAACTCGTTCACGCAGTTCGTGCCGGGCCACGTGCACCTGCGCGACCTGGGCGCCCTGGTGGCCGGCGAGATCGAGGCGGCCGGCGGCGTGGCCAAGGAATTCAACACCATCGCGGTGGACGACGGCATCGCCATGGGCCATGGCGGCATGCTGTACTCGCTGCCCTCGCGCGAACTCATCGCCGACTCGGTGGAATACATGGTCAACGCGCACTGCGCCGACGCCATGGTGTGCATCTCGAACTGCGACAAGATCACCCCGGGCATGCTGATGGCCGCCATGCGCCTGAACATCCCGTGCGTGTTCGTGTCGGGCGGTCCGATGGAAGCCGGCAAGATCACCTCGCCCACCGACGGCAAGGTCATCGCCAAGATCGACCTGATCGACGCCATGATCAAGGCGGCCGACCCCAACGTCACCGATGCCGAGGCCGAGGCCGTCGAGCGCAGCGCGTGCCCGACGTGCGGTTCCTGTTCGGGCATGTTCACCGCCAACTCGATGAACTGCCTTACCGAGGCCATCGGCCTGGCGCTGCCCGGCAACGGCACCATCGTCGCCACCCACGCCTGGCGCAAGGGGCTGTTCGAGCAGGCCGGCCGCCTGGTGGTGGACCTGTGCCGCCGCTATTACGAGCAGGAAGACGCCTCGGTGCTGCCGCGCGCCATCGCCTCGAAAAGCGCGTTCGAGAACGCAATGACGCTCGACGTGGCGATGGGCGGCTCGACCAACACCGTGCTGCACCTGCTGGCCGCGGCGCAAGAGGCCGGCGTGGACTTCACCATGGCCGACATCGACCGCATCTCGCGCCGCACGCCGTGCCTGTGCAAGGCGGCGCCGGCCACCGACAAGTACCACATCGAAGACGTGCATCGCGCCGGCGGCATCCTCGGCATCCTGGGCGAGCTGGCGCGCGCCGACCTGCTCGATCTGTCTTGCGGCAATGTGCACAGCGGCACGCTGGGCCAGGCCATCGCGGCCTGGGACATCAACGGCGGGGCCGGCGAGGCCGCACAGAAGTTCTACCGCGCGGCCCCCGGCGGCATTCCCACCACCGTGGCGTTCAGCCAGGACGCCACCTTCCTCACGCTGGACCTGGACCGCAAGTCGGGCTGCATCCGCAGCAACGAGAACGCGTATTCCAAGGACGGCGGCCTGGCCGTGCTGTACGGCAACCTGGCCGAGAAGGGCTGCATCGTCAAGACCGCCGGCGTGGACGAATCGCAATGGGTGTTCACGGGCCGCGCGCGCGTGTTCGAAAGCCAGGAGGATGCGGTCGAAGGCATCCTGGGCGACAAGGTGGCGGCCGGTGACGTCGTCGTCATCCGCTACGAAGGCCCCAAGGGCGGCCCGGGCATGCAAGAAATGCTGTATCCCACGTCTTACCTGAAGTCCAAGGGCCTGGGCAAGGTGTGCGCGCTGTTCACCGATGGCCGCTTCTCGGGCGGCTCGTCGGGCCTGGTCATCGGCCATGCCTCGCCGGAAGCGGCCGAAGGCGGCACGGTGGGCCTGGTCGAAGACGGCGACACCATCGAGATCGACATCCCCAACCGCCGCATGCATCTGGCCGTGGACGACGCCGAACTGGCGCGCCGCCGCGCCGCCATGGAGGCCCGCGGCGACCAGGCCTGGCGGCCCGTGGACCGTGTACGCGTGGTCTCGCAGGCGCTGCAGGCCTACGCCGCGCTGGCCACATCGGCCGATCGCGGCGCGGTGCGCGACCTGTCGCAATTGAAGCGCTGA
- a CDS encoding LysR family transcriptional regulator produces MSLNSDALRVFLAVVDTGSMSAAAEFLGQTASGVSRALGRLEEQLGVTLLTRTTRRMELTEEGVEFLQKARGIVGALDEAEECMRIRHQRPAGRLRVDASAPVILHCIVPHMADFHERYPAIQLELTSTDRIVDLVEHRTDLAIRAGPLGDSSLHARPFRPSRQYIVASPSYIEKHGKPRKVEDLARHMLLGFTQPDTLNNWPLRHERGNTYPIVPGMAASSGETLRGLALAGLGIACLSEFMTRADLDAGRLVTVLESADNGYRQPLHAVYYRNTQLARRIACFLDFLSERM; encoded by the coding sequence ATGTCACTGAACTCCGATGCGCTGCGAGTGTTCCTGGCGGTGGTGGACACCGGCAGCATGAGTGCGGCGGCCGAATTCCTGGGCCAGACGGCGTCGGGCGTAAGCCGCGCACTGGGGCGGCTGGAGGAGCAACTGGGCGTCACGCTGCTGACGCGCACCACGCGCCGCATGGAGCTGACCGAGGAGGGCGTCGAGTTCCTGCAGAAAGCGCGCGGCATCGTGGGCGCGCTGGACGAGGCCGAGGAATGCATGCGCATCCGCCACCAGCGCCCGGCGGGCAGGTTGCGTGTCGACGCGTCGGCGCCCGTGATCCTGCATTGCATCGTGCCGCACATGGCCGACTTCCACGAGCGCTATCCCGCCATTCAACTGGAACTGACCAGCACCGATCGCATCGTCGACCTGGTCGAACATCGTACCGACCTGGCCATCCGTGCCGGCCCGCTGGGCGACTCGTCGTTGCACGCGCGGCCGTTCCGCCCGTCGCGCCAGTACATCGTGGCCAGTCCCAGCTACATCGAGAAGCACGGCAAGCCACGCAAGGTGGAGGACCTGGCGCGGCACATGCTGCTGGGCTTCACGCAGCCCGACACGCTGAACAACTGGCCGCTGCGGCACGAGAGAGGCAACACCTATCCCATCGTGCCCGGCATGGCGGCATCGAGCGGCGAGACCCTGCGGGGACTGGCCCTGGCCGGGTTGGGAATCGCCTGCCTGTCGGAGTTCATGACGCGCGCCGACCTGGATGCCGGACGGCTGGTAACGGTGCTGGAGTCGGCAGACAATGGATACCGGCAGCCCCTGCACGCGGTGTACTACCGGAATACGCAGCTGGCGCGGCGCATCGCGTGCTTCCTGGATTTTCTTTCGGAGCGGATGTAG
- a CDS encoding tripartite tricarboxylate transporter substrate binding protein, giving the protein MHSPCKRHTLGRLTGAALLCAAAALPATSMAADYPEHPINLIVSYGPGGGTDLVARMMAPYLQKYLGNDARIVVLNRPGAGGAIGFSELARAKPDGYTIGFINTPNLLTIPIERSTNFTWRDFDLIGNLIDDPGSFTVREDSPVKTLADLAAYAKKNPGAVTVGTTGTGSDDHLAMLRFQQTASTRLNHVPYKGASEVRTALTGGEIVIGAMNIGEALQYQKGGTPLRILGQMSKTRSAALPDVPTFKEQGYDFELASLRGLAAPKGLPDPVRAKLVEAVKKTYDDPEFQAKARELFAPLRYLAPDDYARTLEQDEAELRAQWAASPWKDK; this is encoded by the coding sequence ATGCATAGCCCTTGCAAGCGTCATACCTTGGGCCGGCTGACCGGCGCCGCGCTGCTCTGCGCCGCCGCGGCCCTGCCCGCCACCAGCATGGCCGCGGACTACCCGGAACATCCGATCAACCTGATCGTGTCATACGGCCCGGGCGGCGGCACTGATCTGGTGGCGCGCATGATGGCCCCCTATCTGCAGAAGTACCTGGGCAACGACGCGCGCATCGTCGTGCTCAACCGCCCCGGCGCGGGCGGCGCCATTGGCTTCAGCGAGCTTGCTCGTGCAAAACCGGACGGCTACACCATCGGCTTCATCAACACGCCGAACCTCCTTACCATTCCCATCGAGCGCAGCACCAATTTCACGTGGCGTGACTTCGACTTGATCGGCAACTTGATCGACGACCCGGGCTCGTTCACCGTGCGCGAGGACAGTCCCGTCAAGACGCTGGCCGACCTTGCCGCATACGCCAAGAAGAACCCCGGCGCCGTTACCGTCGGCACGACCGGTACGGGCTCGGACGACCATCTGGCGATGCTGCGCTTTCAGCAGACCGCATCGACCAGGCTGAACCACGTGCCATACAAGGGCGCGTCCGAGGTTCGCACTGCCCTGACCGGCGGCGAGATCGTGATCGGAGCGATGAACATCGGCGAGGCGTTGCAATACCAGAAGGGCGGGACGCCGCTGCGCATCCTGGGCCAGATGTCCAAGACGCGCTCGGCCGCGCTGCCCGACGTGCCCACCTTCAAGGAGCAGGGTTACGACTTCGAGCTGGCTTCGCTGCGCGGCCTGGCGGCGCCCAAGGGATTGCCAGACCCGGTACGCGCCAAGCTGGTCGAAGCCGTGAAGAAGACCTATGACGACCCCGAGTTCCAGGCCAAGGCCCGCGAGTTGTTCGCGCCGCTGCGTTATCTCGCTCCCGACGACTATGCGCGGACACTGGAGCAGGATGAGGCCGAGTTGCGCGCGCAGTGGGCAGCGTCGCCCTGGAAGGACAAATGA
- a CDS encoding M20/M25/M40 family metallo-hydrolase, whose protein sequence is MHRRSTNVRLSILHTMAVALLAAAAAVTHAAPVAKVLEAAREQEQPMLDTMRDLVGIESGSKDVEGVEQIAVLVRDRLQALGGAAHILPPTEVYRMDDTPDKTGPMVHAEFKGSGSKKIMLIAHMDTVYRNGMLKDQPFRVDGDRAYGLGIADDKQGVALIIHTVALLQKMGFKDYGTLTVLINGDEEISSPGSRSTITRMAADQDAVFSFESGGTQGDLRLATSGIGSAYLTVQGRTSHAGSRPEGGINALYEMSHQVLQMKDLSKPDEGLKLNWTVAQAGTNRNVIPGQATAQADARALKVSDFDALEAAMQERIQNKLLPESKVSLKFEVRRPPLSATPESRALAQHGAAIYRELDMELKVLDRATGGGTDAAFAALKARGPVVEGMGLSGFGAHSNDAEYVQVKTIVPRLYLAGRIIMDISQGKVQGQ, encoded by the coding sequence ATGCACCGTCGATCCACAAACGTCCGCCTATCCATCCTGCACACCATGGCCGTCGCGCTGCTGGCGGCCGCCGCGGCCGTCACGCACGCGGCGCCGGTGGCCAAGGTGCTCGAAGCGGCACGCGAACAGGAGCAGCCCATGCTGGACACCATGCGCGACCTGGTCGGTATCGAGTCCGGCAGCAAGGACGTCGAGGGCGTCGAGCAGATCGCGGTCCTGGTGCGCGACCGCCTGCAGGCGCTGGGCGGCGCCGCGCACATCCTGCCGCCTACCGAGGTCTATCGCATGGACGACACGCCCGACAAGACGGGTCCCATGGTGCATGCCGAGTTCAAGGGCAGCGGCAGCAAGAAGATCATGCTGATCGCGCACATGGACACGGTCTACCGCAACGGCATGCTGAAGGACCAGCCCTTCCGCGTGGACGGCGACCGCGCATATGGATTGGGCATCGCCGACGACAAGCAGGGCGTGGCGCTCATCATCCACACCGTCGCGCTGCTGCAGAAGATGGGCTTCAAGGACTATGGCACGCTGACCGTGCTGATCAACGGCGACGAGGAAATCAGCTCGCCCGGCTCGCGCAGCACCATCACCCGCATGGCGGCGGATCAAGATGCCGTGTTCTCGTTCGAAAGCGGCGGCACGCAGGGCGACCTGCGGCTGGCCACCAGCGGCATCGGCTCGGCCTATCTCACCGTGCAGGGCCGGACCTCGCACGCGGGCTCGCGACCCGAGGGCGGCATCAACGCGCTGTATGAGATGTCGCATCAGGTGCTGCAGATGAAGGACCTGTCCAAGCCCGACGAGGGCCTGAAGCTGAACTGGACCGTGGCGCAGGCGGGCACCAACCGCAACGTGATCCCGGGCCAGGCGACCGCGCAGGCTGACGCGCGCGCACTGAAGGTTTCCGACTTCGACGCGCTGGAGGCGGCCATGCAGGAGCGCATCCAGAACAAGCTGCTGCCCGAATCCAAGGTCAGCCTGAAGTTCGAGGTGCGCCGCCCGCCGCTGTCGGCCACGCCCGAGTCGCGGGCCCTGGCGCAGCACGGCGCCGCCATCTATCGCGAACTGGACATGGAGCTGAAGGTGCTGGACCGCGCCACCGGCGGCGGCACCGACGCCGCCTTCGCGGCGCTGAAGGCGCGCGGCCCGGTGGTCGAGGGCATGGGCCTGTCCGGCTTCGGCGCGCATTCGAACGACGCCGAGTACGTGCAGGTGAAGACCATCGTGCCGCGTCTCTACCTGGCCGGCCGCATCATCATGGACATTTCGCAGGGCAAGGTGCAGGGGCAATAA
- a CDS encoding ribbon-helix-helix domain-containing protein — MIIALPSPIMPTTLERLTITMPAEMAASLKQAVEDGEYASTSEVVREALREWKIRRELMLNELNALKADIDQGLADVAAGRVKAFDADNIIARGKRLLAARSN; from the coding sequence ATGATCATCGCACTGCCGAGCCCCATCATGCCCACAACTCTTGAGCGCCTGACCATCACGATGCCCGCCGAGATGGCGGCCAGCCTCAAACAGGCAGTAGAAGACGGGGAATATGCCTCGACCAGTGAAGTAGTCCGGGAAGCATTGCGCGAATGGAAGATCCGTCGCGAATTGATGTTGAATGAATTGAACGCTCTCAAAGCCGACATTGACCAAGGTTTGGCCGATGTCGCCGCGGGCCGTGTCAAAGCGTTTGACGCGGACAACATCATTGCTCGAGGCAAACGATTACTGGCCGCTCGCTCCAACTGA
- a CDS encoding Bug family tripartite tricarboxylate transporter substrate binding protein, with protein MRHFIRAATLCACVGAAAMPAAAQDAFPTKPVRIVVPQTPGGASDALARIMGQQLTKKWGQPVVVENRAGAGGNVGMEAVIAAEPDGYTLLMSYVGTQAINGALYKNLSFDPGADFAPVATLATVPFVAVGRPDASFHTVPELVQAAKGGRVTYGSAGNGSVNHLLGEMFNSAAGVKLVHVPYRGAAPALQDLLGGRIDVVFTSLPSVAGQIKSGTLRPIAVTSARRARSFADVPTIAEAGFKDFDVNPWFGLMAPKRTPPALVARINRDVNELLRTTEVADSFAAQGAEPYVTTPQQFAEVLKHDVAKWSAVVKASGASVD; from the coding sequence ATGCGGCACTTCATACGGGCGGCGACCCTGTGCGCCTGCGTCGGCGCGGCGGCCATGCCCGCCGCGGCGCAGGACGCCTTTCCCACCAAACCGGTACGCATCGTCGTGCCGCAGACGCCGGGCGGCGCGTCGGACGCGCTGGCGCGCATCATGGGACAGCAACTGACGAAGAAGTGGGGGCAGCCCGTGGTGGTCGAGAACCGCGCGGGCGCGGGCGGCAACGTGGGCATGGAAGCGGTCATCGCGGCCGAGCCGGACGGCTACACGCTGCTGATGAGCTATGTGGGCACGCAGGCCATCAACGGCGCGCTGTACAAGAACCTGTCGTTCGACCCCGGCGCCGATTTCGCGCCGGTGGCCACGCTGGCCACGGTGCCCTTCGTGGCCGTGGGGCGACCCGACGCGTCTTTCCATACCGTGCCCGAGCTGGTGCAGGCCGCCAAGGGCGGTCGCGTCACGTATGGCTCGGCCGGCAACGGATCCGTGAATCATCTGCTGGGCGAGATGTTCAACAGCGCGGCCGGCGTGAAGCTGGTGCACGTGCCCTATCGCGGCGCGGCGCCGGCCCTGCAGGACCTGCTGGGCGGACGCATCGACGTGGTCTTCACCAGCCTGCCCTCGGTGGCCGGACAGATCAAGAGCGGCACCCTGCGGCCCATCGCCGTCACCAGCGCGCGACGCGCCAGGTCATTCGCCGACGTGCCCACCATCGCCGAGGCGGGTTTCAAGGATTTCGACGTCAACCCCTGGTTCGGGCTGATGGCGCCCAAGCGGACGCCGCCCGCGCTGGTGGCGCGCATCAATCGCGACGTGAACGAGCTGCTGCGCACGACCGAAGTGGCGGACAGCTTCGCCGCGCAAGGGGCCGAGCCTTACGTCACCACTCCGCAGCAGTTCGCGGAGGTGCTGAAGCACGACGTGGCCAAGTGGAGCGCGGTGGTCAAGGCATCGGGCGCCAGCGTGGACTAG